The Salvelinus sp. IW2-2015 unplaced genomic scaffold, ASM291031v2 Un_scaffold1129, whole genome shotgun sequence genome has a segment encoding these proteins:
- the LOC112069834 gene encoding rhomboid-related protein 3 → MKCQFKLFRMAMALVCMSVEFGRAVWLRFYPPAFPPCPNPSFVAHLGGVMVGLTLGVVVLQNYEQRLQEQSLFWIFFSVYFLFVLCAVFWNVFAYSLLDVRLPPTP, encoded by the exons ATGAAATGTCAGTTTAAGCTGTTCCGGATGGCCATGGCTCTGGTCTGCA TGAGTGTAGAGTTCGGCCGTGCCGTGTGGCTGCGGTTCTACCCGCCGGCCTTCCCGCCCTGCCCCAACCCCAGCTTTGTGGCCCACCTGGGGGGTGTGATGGTGGGGCTCACCCTGGGGGTTGTAGTCCTCCAGAACTACGAGCAGCGTCTCCAAGAGCAGTCTCTATTCTGGATCTTCTTCTCCGTCTACTTCCTCTTTGTCCTCTGTGCTGTCTTCTGGAATGTCTTCGCCTACAGCCTGCTGGACGTCCGGCTCCCACCCACGCCGTGA